The Methanosarcina barkeri str. Wiesmoor DNA segment TTTCACATAAGACATTCTTCTCGCGTAGAAAGAGCGAAGTACTCTACCCCCATCCATTGGAAAAGCAGGCAGCAGGTTGAAGATCCCGAGTATAAGGTTCATAATCCCAAGAATCCAGATAACAAGGTATACCGGATTTTGAGAAAGCACAGGGCTAGGGGAAATAAAATTTCCGTATATTAAAAGACAGACCAAGCCTATTACAAGGCTTGTAAGGGGTCCTGCAGAAGCCATTTTTGCTTCCTGTTCAGGTTTTCTGGGTATCTTTTCCATAGCCGATACTCCTCCAAAAAGGAAGAGGGTGATATTCTCAATTTTGACCCCGTAACGCATTGCCAGATATGAATGTGCAAGTTCGTGTACAAGGATCGAAGCAAAAAGCAGGATGGCGGTCAGGACTGAAAGAGAATATCTTGTGATAGACGGCTCAACTCCCTCAAAACCGAAAGGCTGCGGGTTGATCGCAAACACATAAGCAAATATGGGTAATATGAGAAGAAAAGTTATGTGCAGCCTGATAGGTATACCCATAACACTTCCGATTTTTAATGACGATTTCATAAAATAAATACCCCCATTTTCATTTTTATATTATAAAGGAGATGACTAAACGTTGAATATGAACTAACGCTAAATTAGGTAAAGAATCTGAACTTAAAATATTAGGTCCAGTCTGTCACGAATAACACAGCTCATCAGGAGTCGAAATTTGTAGGTAGTTCCATTATAAATCCCACTGGAGCTGCACGTAAGTTCCCTTAACTCTACTCATAAACTCTTCTAATTACCTTTCCCTCATAAAGTCGTCTTGTAAAGTTTACCTGATCAAGTTGCCTTATAAATTTTTCTTTATAAAGATAACTGACCTCATTTATTATTTGGCAATAATTATACATATCTGTTTGTACGTGATTAGTTACGATTAATATATGATGTAAACTTAAACAATTAAGCCTTAAACAATTAAGCGAAAACCGAAGAAATTATGGGAATAAGAAAGAAGTAAAATTTAAAGCTCTGCTGTTAATTAAAGTTCTGCTGTTAATTAAAATTCTGCTGTTAATTAAAGTTCTGCTGTTAATTAAAGTTCTATTGTTAATTAAAGTTCTGCTGTTGATTAAAGTTCTGTTGTTACTTTTCTCAGATCTTGTAGGAATTCTTCTATATCACGGGCTGTATTGTGAGGCATTAGGACCAGACGAAGAGATCTTGGGTTGCGGGTAATTGAGACGTTCCAACCAAATTTCTTAAGGAGCTGCTCCCGCACAATATCAGGGTTCGGAACTCTCAGGTCGACCACGTTCATTACAGGCTCGATCAGAGGTTCAAAGCCAAATTTTCGAGCCTCTTTGACCAGTTTTGTAGTAAGCTGCATGCAGTACTGTACATTTTTTCTATATCCTTCACGTCCAAGATATTTCATAACGGCATAAGTGGCAGCGGCTGAAGCTCCACTGCGGGTGCCTGTGAGAGTGAACTGAGACTTTGTTGTAAGATATGGAGTATTCACCTTAAGAGAGTCCATAAAAAAAGGAGATCTGAATAATAGGGCACCTGAGGGAATTGTGGAAAGCCCCATTTTATGGGGATCTATTGCAATGGAGGTAACGCCTGGAACTTTGAAATCGAAAGAATATGGCTTTTCAAGGAATGGAATCACAAACCCTCCGAAAGCCGCATCAACATGAAGGAAAAGCTCATTCTCAAGAGCAAGTTTTGAAAGTTCCTCAATCGGATCTACCTGGCCGAATTCCGTGTTTCCTGCTATCCCTACAAGTCCAATAGTGTTTGCATCTATCAGGCTTTCCGCAGATGCAATATCCACTCTGAATTCAGGATCCAGAGAAGCTCTTTTAACCTCAATACCCATCATATTGGCAACCTTATCAAATGAGAAGTGAGCTGACTCGGGAACAACTATATTGAGGATCTCACCTGACTTTTTCCCGTCTTCAGTTACGAGGTTTTTCATGCCCCTGATAGCCTGAATATTAGATTCTGTGCCTCCTGTTGTAAGATAACCGCAAACCGAACTCTCACATGCCTCTCCGGAAGGAATTTCAACAGACTGAGCATGAAGAAGTTCTCCCAGCATCCTGATAACTTCTTTTTCCAGTCTGTGGGCACCTGCAAAAAGTCCCAGATCGCCCAGGTTAGCCTCAATAAATAACCTGTGAGCCTCAACCGCGATTCTATGCGGGTGAGTGCACATCGAACTTAAAACCCTATAGTAATCCGTATCCTCTGACTTTACATCTTCCAGATAGGAAAATATCTCTTTCTCAGAAAGACCCTGCTCATTCATGTGGATAAAGTAAAACCAATTTTATTTAAAATACTTATGGAATATAACTCTAAATTAGCAAGTAACTCTCCTAACGATGCATCAGAATCTCCTAATGCACATCAGAAGAGACTAACTTTCGGCAAGTGATTAAAAGTATTAGAAAG contains these protein-coding regions:
- a CDS encoding CBS domain-containing protein, translating into MKSSLKIGSVMGIPIRLHITFLLILPIFAYVFAINPQPFGFEGVEPSITRYSLSVLTAILLFASILVHELAHSYLAMRYGVKIENITLFLFGGVSAMEKIPRKPEQEAKMASAGPLTSLVIGLVCLLIYGNFISPSPVLSQNPVYLVIWILGIMNLILGIFNLLPAFPMDGGRVLRSFYARRMSYVKATQSAAAVGKFFAVLMAIFGILIGNPWFPLIALFIYVGASEEERSTRAEVTLENIRIRDIMTRNVVSVSPSMSVDDLVKFMFEKKHMGYPVMEGDFLKGIVTFTDIQRIPSVDRPAAKVSDIMTRDVISVSPDAQASDVLKLVSSKNIGRVLVIDNGSIVGILSRTDLVRTLKLRSE
- the mfnA gene encoding tyrosine decarboxylase MfnA produces the protein MNEQGLSEKEIFSYLEDVKSEDTDYYRVLSSMCTHPHRIAVEAHRLFIEANLGDLGLFAGAHRLEKEVIRMLGELLHAQSVEIPSGEACESSVCGYLTTGGTESNIQAIRGMKNLVTEDGKKSGEILNIVVPESAHFSFDKVANMMGIEVKRASLDPEFRVDIASAESLIDANTIGLVGIAGNTEFGQVDPIEELSKLALENELFLHVDAAFGGFVIPFLEKPYSFDFKVPGVTSIAIDPHKMGLSTIPSGALLFRSPFFMDSLKVNTPYLTTKSQFTLTGTRSGASAAATYAVMKYLGREGYRKNVQYCMQLTTKLVKEARKFGFEPLIEPVMNVVDLRVPNPDIVREQLLKKFGWNVSITRNPRSLRLVLMPHNTARDIEEFLQDLRKVTTEL